In Campylobacter mucosalis, a single window of DNA contains:
- the dcuC gene encoding C4-dicarboxylate transporter DcuC, which translates to MDYKIICAIVGLFAVIYLLVRKGETRTVLIGVGLVLCVVALNPMMALTEFTASMTKAGLIKAICASMGFAYVMKYTKCDQHLVILLTKPMKNIGFLLIPITFLLTYFINIAIPSAAGCSAAVGATLIPLLMSSGVKPAMAGAAVLAGTFGGVLSPGSAHNIFVAEMTKMSVTEMIAVQFPNAILAGGVVLVMLSVTAIIFKDYQKGQNFNTKSDTAQMSDFKANIFYALTPLIPLVILVIGGTSLNQVAWLKWTKMGVAEAMLLGAIIAIFITWTNPQKITKEFFSGMGSAYAEVIGIIIAAGVFVAGLKACGAIEAVTVWLKNSQEFVRFGGTFAPYLMGAVTGSGDAATMAFNTAITPHAAELGFEQSKLGMAAAIAGALGRSSSPIAGAAIICAGLAMVSPVEIVKRTAPAMFVSVALIAFFML; encoded by the coding sequence ATGGACTATAAAATAATATGTGCCATTGTTGGTCTTTTTGCAGTTATTTATCTACTAGTTAGAAAGGGAGAAACTAGAACCGTGCTAATTGGTGTCGGTCTAGTACTTTGCGTCGTCGCGTTAAATCCTATGATGGCTTTAACGGAATTTACAGCATCTATGACAAAAGCTGGGCTTATAAAAGCCATTTGTGCTAGTATGGGTTTTGCTTACGTTATGAAATACACAAAATGCGACCAGCACTTAGTCATTTTACTAACAAAACCTATGAAAAATATTGGCTTTTTACTTATCCCTATCACATTTTTGCTGACTTATTTTATAAATATCGCCATACCTTCGGCAGCTGGTTGTTCAGCGGCGGTCGGTGCTACGCTTATACCGCTTTTAATGAGCTCCGGAGTAAAACCTGCGATGGCTGGTGCTGCCGTTTTAGCTGGAACTTTTGGGGGAGTTTTAAGTCCTGGCTCAGCACACAATATCTTTGTGGCTGAAATGACAAAAATGAGCGTTACAGAGATGATAGCAGTTCAGTTTCCAAACGCTATCTTAGCTGGTGGCGTCGTGCTTGTTATGCTTAGCGTTACAGCTATTATCTTTAAAGACTATCAAAAGGGTCAAAATTTTAATACAAAATCAGACACCGCACAGATGAGCGATTTTAAGGCAAATATATTTTACGCACTAACACCGCTTATACCGCTTGTCATATTGGTCATTGGTGGAACATCACTAAATCAGGTCGCGTGGCTAAAATGGACAAAAATGGGCGTAGCGGAGGCTATGTTACTTGGTGCGATTATCGCCATTTTTATAACCTGGACAAACCCGCAAAAGATAACAAAGGAATTCTTTAGCGGTATGGGCTCGGCATACGCCGAAGTTATCGGCATTATCATTGCGGCCGGAGTATTTGTCGCTGGTCTAAAGGCGTGTGGAGCGATAGAGGCAGTAACTGTTTGGCTTAAAAATTCTCAAGAGTTTGTCCGCTTTGGCGGAACGTTTGCCCCATATCTAATGGGCGCAGTTACTGGCTCTGGGGACGCTGCAACTATGGCGTTTAATACTGCTATCACACCTCACGCAGCAGAGCTTGGCTTTGAGCAGTCAAAACTTGGTATGGCAGCTGCCATTGCAGGTGCATTGGGTCGTAGCTCATCGCCTATTGCAGGTGCTGCTATAATATGTGCTGGTCTTGCTATGGTAAGCCCTGTTGAAATCGTTAAACGCACCGCTCCTGCGATGTTTGTCTCAGTTGCTTTAATAGCATTTTTTATGCTTTAA
- the pepT gene encoding peptidase T has product MDIVERFLNYTKINTTTSRENGAAGIMPSNPAELELAKLIKSELENMGVTDISLSEKSILIAKIPANTDKKVPSVAFFAHLDTSAEQKNDTKAKVVKYEGGDICLNKELEIYLKQSEFSELKNYIGDDIIVTDGTSLLGADDKAAIASIMNAAQYFMQNPQVKHGEIVICFVPDEEQGLRGAKALDVSLLGADFGYCLDCCGIGEFIYENWNAGDAVINFKGQSAHPMNAKGKLVNSLLLAHKFISLLPNGEAPEYTDGKEGYFWVKELSGNSAKTTLKLDIREFDEKKYKERMAFLQNLADGLNKIWDNRIEITLTNRYKNVFNYLKDGENSLPIIVAKEAFKNLGITPVILPMRGGYDGSIISEKGVACPNLFTGAHNFHSIYEYLPVKSLRASSEVIKQIITLVSNK; this is encoded by the coding sequence ATGGACATAGTTGAGAGGTTTTTAAACTATACAAAAATAAACACGACAACAAGCAGAGAAAATGGTGCCGCTGGGATAATGCCCTCAAATCCTGCCGAACTTGAGTTGGCAAAACTTATAAAATCCGAGCTTGAAAATATGGGTGTAACCGACATTAGCCTAAGCGAAAAATCGATACTAATAGCCAAAATTCCAGCAAATACCGATAAAAAAGTGCCAAGCGTTGCGTTTTTTGCACACCTTGATACAAGTGCTGAGCAAAAAAATGACACAAAAGCAAAGGTCGTAAAATATGAAGGTGGCGATATTTGCTTAAATAAAGAGCTTGAAATTTATCTAAAGCAGAGCGAATTTAGTGAGCTTAAAAACTATATCGGCGATGATATTATCGTAACTGACGGCACAAGTTTACTTGGAGCAGACGATAAGGCGGCGATCGCTTCGATAATGAATGCCGCGCAGTATTTTATGCAAAATCCACAAGTCAAACACGGTGAGATCGTCATCTGCTTTGTGCCTGATGAAGAGCAAGGACTTCGTGGAGCAAAGGCTCTTGATGTATCGCTTTTGGGTGCTGATTTTGGATATTGCCTTGATTGTTGCGGTATAGGCGAGTTTATCTATGAAAACTGGAACGCAGGGGACGCCGTGATAAATTTCAAAGGTCAGTCTGCTCATCCGATGAACGCCAAAGGAAAGCTTGTAAATTCGCTACTCTTAGCACACAAATTTATCTCGCTTTTACCAAACGGCGAAGCCCCTGAATACACTGATGGTAAAGAGGGGTATTTTTGGGTAAAAGAGCTTAGCGGAAATAGTGCTAAAACCACACTAAAGCTTGATATTAGGGAATTTGATGAGAAAAAATACAAAGAGCGAATGGCATTTTTGCAAAATTTAGCGGACGGTCTAAATAAAATTTGGGATAACCGAATAGAAATAACTCTAACCAATCGCTACAAAAACGTATTTAACTACCTAAAAGATGGGGAGAATAGCCTACCAATCATAGTCGCTAAAGAGGCGTTTAAAAATCTTGGCATAACCCCTGTGATTTTGCCTATGCGTGGTGGGTATGACGGCTCTATCATATCTGAAAAAGGCGTTGCTTGTCCTAATCTTTTTACCGGTGCCCACAACTTTCACTCAATATATGAGTATCTGCCGGTAAAATCGCTTCGTGCTAGTAGTGAAGTCATCAAGCAGATTATAACGCTTGTTTCAAACAAATAA
- a CDS encoding saccharopine dehydrogenase family protein, which yields MKHILIIGAGGVSQVATVKCAMNSDVFSKITLASRTKSKCDAIAKFIKDRLGVTISTAQIDADDTDAVLELIKKSGADLLLNVALPYQDLTLMDACIKAGIPYIDTANYEHPDTAKFEYKLQWAKDTNFKNANTMALLGSGFDPGVTNVFCAYAQQNLFDEINEIDILDCNAGDHGYPFATNFNPEINLREVSSKGRYWENGKWIETEPMQIMFKWNYPKVGVKDSYLLYHEELESLVKNIKGLKRIRFFMTFGQSYLTHMKCLENVGMLRIDEVEHNGVKIVPIQFLKTLLPDPASLGPRTKGKTNIGCVIRGFKDGKERQVYIYNVCDHEECYAETGAQAVSYTTGVPAMIGSLLVAKGVWSGKGVFNMEQFDAKPFMDELNKQGLPWEIIEMKPGERYEV from the coding sequence ATGAAACATATCTTAATAATTGGTGCTGGTGGCGTAAGCCAGGTAGCGACCGTAAAATGTGCGATGAACTCGGACGTTTTTAGCAAAATCACACTTGCAAGTCGCACAAAATCAAAATGCGACGCGATCGCTAAATTTATAAAAGACAGACTTGGCGTAACAATCTCTACCGCACAAATTGACGCTGACGACACGGACGCAGTCCTTGAGCTTATTAAAAAGAGTGGTGCTGATTTATTATTAAATGTCGCTCTGCCGTATCAGGACTTAACGCTAATGGACGCTTGCATAAAAGCTGGAATTCCTTACATTGATACGGCAAATTACGAACACCCAGACACAGCTAAATTTGAATACAAACTTCAATGGGCAAAAGATACAAATTTCAAAAACGCAAATACAATGGCACTTCTTGGCTCAGGCTTTGATCCGGGCGTTACAAACGTATTTTGCGCTTACGCACAGCAAAATTTATTTGATGAGATAAACGAGATAGACATACTTGACTGCAATGCCGGAGATCACGGATATCCGTTTGCAACCAATTTTAACCCTGAGATTAACCTTCGTGAAGTAAGCTCAAAAGGCAGATACTGGGAAAATGGTAAGTGGATAGAAACCGAGCCAATGCAGATAATGTTTAAGTGGAACTACCCAAAAGTCGGCGTCAAAGATAGCTATCTTCTATATCACGAGGAGCTTGAAAGCTTGGTTAAAAATATCAAGGGGTTAAAGAGAATTCGCTTTTTTATGACATTTGGACAAAGCTATTTAACACATATGAAGTGCCTAGAAAACGTCGGAATGCTTAGAATTGATGAGGTTGAGCATAATGGTGTTAAAATCGTTCCGATTCAGTTTTTAAAGACTTTGTTGCCTGACCCTGCCTCGCTTGGCCCTAGAACAAAGGGTAAGACAAACATCGGCTGTGTGATTAGAGGATTTAAAGACGGCAAAGAAAGACAAGTTTATATCTATAACGTTTGCGATCACGAGGAGTGCTACGCCGAAACTGGTGCTCAGGCGGTAAGCTACACCACGGGCGTGCCTGCGATGATAGGCTCACTACTTGTCGCAAAAGGCGTTTGGAGCGGTAAGGGCGTGTTTAATATGGAGCAATTTGACGCAAAGCCGTTTATGGACGAGCTAAACAAACAGGGTCTGCCGTGGGAGATAATAGAGATGAAACCAGGCGAGAGATATGAGGTTTAA
- a CDS encoding P-loop NTPase fold protein — MQKSEINKIKERLVEIVKNKEATCVTINGKWGTGKTYFWQKFAEENSEKLNKKFVYVSLFGKESIGQITQEIILKAKTNKGLLEIFKKATNLRFDEILNGFVPTLGSAIMGCVSFRDIVICFDDFERLSDKLNLKDAFGLISELKEQKNCHIVMIFNADEVKFDDEVKKYKDKIIDYEFEYNPSIEDSYEIVKDRLKCFKEYPLEYFKDKNIKNIRVMRRVVNALNDFGFLEKELDGFDVTREILAKHIMEIATINSLFARMDFSELIGYYLDSSSKNGNEQENKIFKEATQYIACSIFEHGYIREDITNCITKSIIDEDRIKDIVKFMKLKEDTLNELSSYDSILRYDFLANNEAVCDKIKEIFDINIDMINACGVQNFIYYINLIKEFNPKKEKEYHTFAVSKLQEFFNTKYIDLYFDEMDDILNFDDNLKMSCERILNQNEKSKISTKEAILDILIKKENLNNLKLIEKVDDETLKNYILTDMKFCQGVFRFLNNRFSQSSEFKNLVDKFIKIFENINDERKEPRSEKILKILKEFHRPIVNLEAESL, encoded by the coding sequence ATGCAAAAAAGTGAAATAAACAAAATTAAAGAAAGGTTGGTTGAAATTGTTAAAAATAAAGAAGCCACTTGCGTTACCATAAATGGTAAATGGGGTACTGGAAAAACTTATTTTTGGCAAAAATTTGCAGAAGAAAATTCGGAAAAACTAAATAAAAAATTTGTATATGTTTCTTTATTCGGCAAGGAGAGTATTGGTCAGATAACACAAGAGATTATTCTCAAGGCTAAAACAAATAAAGGATTGCTTGAAATTTTTAAAAAAGCTACAAATTTAAGATTTGATGAAATTTTAAATGGATTTGTGCCAACGCTAGGATCAGCAATTATGGGATGTGTATCATTCAGAGATATTGTAATTTGTTTTGACGACTTTGAGAGACTATCGGATAAGCTAAATTTAAAAGATGCATTTGGATTAATATCAGAATTAAAAGAGCAGAAAAACTGCCATATAGTTATGATTTTTAATGCCGATGAGGTTAAATTTGATGATGAGGTCAAAAAATACAAAGATAAAATTATAGATTATGAATTTGAATATAATCCTAGCATAGAGGATAGTTACGAAATAGTAAAAGATAGATTAAAGTGCTTTAAAGAGTATCCACTTGAGTATTTTAAAGACAAAAATATAAAAAATATTAGAGTTATGAGGCGGGTAGTAAATGCCTTAAATGACTTTGGATTTTTAGAAAAGGAGCTAGACGGCTTTGATGTTACGAGAGAAATTTTAGCTAAACATATTATGGAAATCGCGACTATTAATTCGTTGTTTGCGAGGATGGATTTTAGTGAGTTGATAGGATATTACCTAGATAGTTCAAGTAAAAATGGAAATGAACAAGAAAATAAAATATTTAAAGAAGCAACGCAGTACATTGCTTGTAGTATATTTGAACATGGATATATAAGAGAAGATATCACTAATTGTATAACAAAATCTATAATTGACGAAGATAGGATTAAAGATATTGTGAAATTTATGAAATTAAAAGAGGATACATTAAATGAGTTGTCTAGCTATGACTCTATTTTACGTTATGATTTTTTGGCGAACAACGAAGCAGTTTGTGACAAGATAAAAGAAATTTTCGATATTAACATAGATATGATTAATGCTTGTGGAGTGCAGAATTTTATTTATTATATTAATTTAATAAAAGAATTTAATCCTAAAAAAGAAAAAGAATATCATACGTTTGCAGTAAGTAAGTTGCAAGAGTTTTTTAATACCAAATACATAGATTTATATTTTGATGAAATGGATGATATCTTAAATTTTGATGATAATTTAAAAATGTCTTGCGAAAGAATTTTAAATCAAAACGAGAAATCAAAAATCAGCACCAAAGAAGCCATTTTAGACATTCTAATAAAAAAAGAAAATTTAAATAACCTTAAGTTAATTGAAAAAGTAGATGATGAAACGCTAAAAAATTATATATTAACCGATATGAAATTTTGTCAAGGTGTATTTAGATTTTTGAATAATCGATTTTCACAAAGTAGTGAATTTAAGAACTTAGTAGACAAATTTATAAAAATTTTTGAAAACATAAATGATGAAAGAAAAGAGCCAAGATCGGAGAAAATTTTAAAAATATTGAAAGAATTTCATAGACCTATAGTAAATTTAGAGGCAGAGAGCCTCTAA
- a CDS encoding isochorismatase family cysteine hydrolase, producing MTDAMLKFSDKLCEFENALSDIKLSLLKDKAESVAFVCVDMIGAFCVQGALSSPECKALSNRVANTLKDAKELGFKHFLFLQDRHSEDSTEFDCFPPHAVKNTQEADMIEQIKELNLDQKIFYKNSFSIAYNENFKNFIDQNPQIDTFIVIGNCTDICIFNTISHLRCSANEQNIKRNIILVSDLVSTFTTMWHDSRLFNTMFLFFAKDTYGVEIYKNLL from the coding sequence ATGACGGATGCGATGTTAAAATTTAGCGATAAATTGTGCGAGTTTGAAAACGCGCTATCAGATATAAAACTCTCCTTGCTTAAAGATAAAGCCGAGTCTGTCGCGTTTGTTTGCGTTGATATGATAGGTGCCTTTTGCGTTCAAGGCGCACTCTCTAGCCCAGAGTGCAAGGCGCTATCAAACAGAGTCGCAAACACTTTAAAAGACGCAAAAGAGCTTGGCTTTAAGCACTTTTTATTTTTGCAAGATAGACATAGCGAGGATAGCACTGAATTTGACTGCTTCCCTCCACACGCGGTAAAAAACACACAAGAAGCAGATATGATAGAGCAGATTAAAGAGCTAAATTTAGATCAAAAGATATTTTACAAAAACTCATTTAGCATAGCTTATAATGAAAATTTTAAAAATTTCATAGATCAAAATCCGCAAATAGATACCTTTATAGTCATCGGAAACTGCACCGATATATGCATTTTTAATACTATTTCTCACTTAAGGTGTAGTGCAAACGAGCAAAATATAAAACGAAACATAATATTAGTAAGCGACCTAGTTTCGACATTTACAACGATGTGGCACGACTCAAGGCTTTTTAACACTATGTTTTTATTTTTCGCAAAAGACACTTACGGGGTTGAGATATATAAAAATTTACTCTAA